In Providencia sneebia DSM 19967, one DNA window encodes the following:
- a CDS encoding FliM/FliN family flagellar motor switch protein, translated as MLKIPRVSRQKIQVQKWQLYYQPHLSISEFKYDTRYFRLTLISGDEKACVLVRVNEWCHYRWPLLGDYAWEALDDINLIDLMSSEYDEEILFFGTFKCKFIEVIKDCCSQQYWLSVQEEYLGKTLLESPIEPLIKQSIKNKVWSNLALQIDWVWGYSMISAALLNSIELGDVLCIQYLQPQICIERRPIARFQKQQKGQFMIDEMIDMPPEDCESKYQEDFVDDVLMNFDMKSISVKLTFVLGQSEISVAELADIQPGMVYSIGENKEREVKVYANKQLIAQGELVYIGNGEELGLEINRMASLGD; from the coding sequence ATGTTAAAGATCCCAAGAGTGAGTCGGCAAAAAATTCAAGTTCAAAAGTGGCAATTATATTATCAACCTCATCTTAGTATTTCTGAATTTAAATATGACACACGTTATTTTCGATTAACTTTAATAAGTGGAGATGAAAAAGCATGTGTGCTTGTTCGTGTCAATGAATGGTGTCATTACCGTTGGCCATTGTTAGGTGATTATGCTTGGGAAGCACTTGATGATATCAATCTTATTGATTTAATGAGCTCGGAATATGATGAAGAAATATTATTTTTCGGGACGTTTAAATGCAAGTTTATTGAAGTGATTAAAGATTGCTGTTCTCAACAATATTGGTTATCGGTACAAGAAGAATATCTTGGCAAGACGTTACTTGAATCTCCAATTGAACCTCTCATTAAACAATCTATAAAAAATAAGGTGTGGAGTAACTTAGCGTTACAGATTGATTGGGTATGGGGTTACAGCATGATTAGTGCTGCGCTTTTAAATTCTATTGAATTAGGTGATGTGCTTTGTATTCAATATTTGCAGCCTCAGATATGTATTGAGAGGCGGCCAATCGCAAGGTTTCAAAAACAGCAAAAAGGTCAATTTATGATTGATGAAATGATTGATATGCCACCCGAAGATTGTGAGTCGAAATATCAAGAAGATTTTGTGGATGATGTATTAATGAATTTTGATATGAAATCCATATCAGTAAAACTGACATTTGTATTAGGGCAAAGTGAAATATCAGTTGCAGAATTAGCTGATATTCAACCGGGAATGGTGTACTCGATAGGTGAAAATAAAGAGCGTGAGGTGAAGGTGTACGCAAATAAACAGCTTATTGCACAAGGAGAGTTAGTTTATATCGGAAATGGTGAAGAATTGGGCTTAGAAATTAATCGCATGGCAAGTTTAGGTGATTGA
- a CDS encoding HrpJ domain-containing protein, translating to MAIMPLANHSRLLMNPQEKNRSSKISDDSEEVIRGQGVIDSTSEYASISMLAASHIRRSGAKKSHEEEWLQFSERILCENADETILNIENTLHQKFMASKELKIFLSQYFSDLSDLLMAIISLINRGKLRQEQLTQLKKLEEQLVQEDNDRNIQAGVNVALIAKIFSQKLQQSASHLRSLYREFLSYDGPVIYLYEQWVEEMTLSIRTNMMRYLSRALACDLQSLPFGHRYLNVFGSCFNSIGQLRELNALDQVFIHEILDTNLFQSFKANTKLEKKLSQLFISGIRGQENFDDKLLLFISSNLKTISADHQAYFLQLLIFAFSSIPINIYQSNKLRDDLICNLKELMDKFFQKNGINLGI from the coding sequence ATGGCAATAATGCCATTAGCTAATCATTCTCGTTTACTAATGAACCCCCAAGAAAAAAATCGATCATCAAAAATAAGTGATGATTCGGAGGAAGTCATTCGTGGGCAAGGCGTTATTGATAGTACTAGCGAATATGCATCAATATCGATGTTAGCTGCGAGTCATATTCGTAGAAGCGGTGCCAAAAAAAGCCATGAGGAAGAATGGCTGCAATTTTCAGAACGCATTCTTTGCGAAAATGCTGATGAGACCATTTTAAATATCGAAAATACACTTCATCAGAAATTTATGGCATCTAAAGAATTAAAGATCTTTTTATCCCAATACTTTTCTGATCTTAGTGATCTATTGATGGCGATTATTTCATTGATCAATCGTGGAAAACTACGACAGGAACAATTAACACAATTAAAAAAACTTGAAGAGCAATTAGTACAAGAGGATAACGACAGAAACATCCAAGCGGGTGTTAATGTTGCGCTGATTGCTAAAATATTTTCACAAAAATTGCAGCAATCTGCTAGTCATTTGCGGTCGTTATATCGTGAATTTCTTAGCTATGATGGACCTGTTATCTATTTATATGAACAATGGGTTGAGGAAATGACGTTATCTATTCGTACAAATATGATGCGCTATTTAAGTCGAGCTTTAGCATGCGATTTACAATCATTACCATTCGGTCATCGTTATCTTAATGTATTTGGTAGTTGCTTTAACAGTATTGGACAATTACGTGAATTAAACGCATTAGATCAGGTTTTTATTCATGAAATTCTAGACACAAATTTATTTCAATCATTTAAAGCAAATACAAAACTAGAAAAAAAATTAAGCCAATTATTCATCAGTGGGATAAGAGGGCAAGAAAATTTTGATGATAAGCTGCTATTGTTTATTTCATCGAATTTAAAAACGATAAGTGCTGATCATCAGGCATATTTCTTACAATTATTAATTTTTGCATTTAGTTCTATTCCAATAAATATTTATCAATCAAATAAATTAAGAGATGATTTGATTTGTAATTTAAAAGAACTCATGGATAAATTTTTTCAAAAAAATGGAATTAATTTAGGAATATAA
- the sctS gene encoding type III secretion system export apparatus subunit SctS yields MEEIIYSSNKAMILIVMLSAIPVIVATVVGLFVGLIQTVTQLQEQTLPFGIKLLAVFGSLFTISGWLSDKVMNYTLEVYTTAIPAIGMFG; encoded by the coding sequence ATGGAAGAGATTATTTATAGTAGTAATAAAGCGATGATATTAATTGTGATGCTCTCGGCTATTCCCGTTATTGTGGCAACCGTTGTGGGCTTATTCGTTGGGCTAATCCAAACGGTGACTCAATTACAGGAGCAAACCTTACCTTTTGGAATTAAGTTGTTGGCAGTTTTTGGATCTTTATTCACTATTTCCGGTTGGTTATCTGACAAAGTGATGAACTACACATTAGAGGTATACACAACTGCGATACCAGCAATAGGAATGTTTGGGTGA
- the sctC gene encoding type III secretion system outer membrane ring subunit SctC, which produces MKYKFNVIILFYFFTISINCYSQTNEFLVAEPIQQDINHNTFIANNIMVGKVFDAISERLNKPIILSKLAAQKRVTGNFSLANPDEMFKALTRRVALVWYDDGATIYIYDNSEMRSVIIPMNNASSIQVINYIKNNGIYDQRFPVRAQDGNSLLFISGPPLYIELIKATALYLSEQLKQEILTGGELAVIPIQYASVSDRNYILRGQNVTIPGMLSVISALFKNRTETPLAIQVKENKNSEETAIPASKKDDVDAKKLITDSSLNKKSDVVFSLVAHPDSNSLIVKGSSEQINNVRQLVKNLDMRRRQVELSLWIIDITRSELDNLGINWEVGGINTGKGALTFNRSTLVDNHNFLLQIDALSKSGNGNIVSRPVLLTQENIPALFDNNTSFYAKLQGERIATLEQITYGTMISVIPRISSGNSVEMEVNIEDGGEKQQHNGESSNVEGLPSVSRTSINTVARIAKDSSLLIGGYTREQIVQNDSKIPLLGDIPIIGEIFRHSSVNQQKMVRLFLIQPRLLDENEVWDGRQFSENTRIKELNSHLHGTIQFLKNYMESPWQ; this is translated from the coding sequence ATGAAATATAAGTTTAATGTCATAATATTATTTTATTTTTTTACTATAAGTATAAATTGTTATTCACAAACCAATGAATTTCTAGTTGCAGAGCCTATTCAACAAGATATTAATCATAATACGTTTATTGCTAATAATATTATGGTTGGAAAGGTATTTGATGCCATATCGGAGCGTTTAAATAAGCCCATTATTCTAAGTAAACTAGCGGCACAAAAGCGTGTCACAGGAAATTTTAGCTTAGCAAACCCTGATGAAATGTTTAAAGCACTTACCCGACGTGTTGCTTTAGTTTGGTACGATGATGGTGCCACTATTTATATTTATGATAACAGTGAGATGCGTAGTGTTATTATTCCTATGAATAATGCGAGTAGTATTCAAGTTATTAATTATATTAAAAATAATGGAATCTATGACCAAAGATTTCCTGTGAGAGCTCAAGATGGGAATAGTTTACTATTTATCTCAGGTCCTCCTTTATATATCGAATTAATCAAGGCAACAGCTTTATATCTTAGTGAGCAACTAAAACAAGAAATTTTAACTGGGGGGGAACTGGCTGTTATTCCTATTCAATATGCCTCTGTAAGTGATAGAAATTATATATTGAGAGGCCAAAATGTCACCATTCCAGGAATGTTATCTGTAATCAGTGCGTTATTTAAAAATAGGACGGAAACACCTTTAGCTATTCAGGTAAAGGAAAATAAAAATAGTGAAGAAACCGCGATACCGGCGTCAAAAAAAGATGATGTTGACGCTAAGAAGTTAATAACAGATTCATCATTAAACAAAAAATCAGATGTGGTTTTCTCCCTCGTTGCTCATCCAGATAGTAATAGCTTAATTGTTAAAGGTTCTTCTGAACAGATTAATAATGTAAGGCAACTCGTGAAAAATTTAGATATGCGTCGTCGTCAAGTCGAATTATCCCTGTGGATTATTGATATTACACGCAGTGAATTAGATAACTTAGGGATTAATTGGGAAGTTGGTGGGATTAATACTGGTAAAGGTGCTCTGACTTTTAATCGTAGCACATTAGTGGATAACCATAATTTTTTATTGCAAATTGATGCGTTAAGTAAAAGTGGGAATGGAAATATAGTATCTCGTCCAGTGTTATTAACCCAAGAAAATATTCCCGCACTATTTGATAACAACACTAGCTTTTATGCCAAGTTGCAGGGTGAAAGGATTGCAACATTAGAGCAAATAACTTATGGCACGATGATTAGTGTTATACCACGAATTTCTTCGGGAAATAGTGTTGAGATGGAAGTGAATATTGAGGATGGGGGGGAGAAACAGCAGCATAATGGAGAATCATCGAATGTTGAAGGTTTACCATCAGTGAGTCGAACAAGTATTAATACTGTTGCACGCATAGCTAAAGATAGCAGCTTATTAATTGGGGGTTATACCAGAGAGCAGATTGTGCAGAATGATAGCAAAATACCATTACTTGGCGATATTCCTATCATTGGTGAAATATTTAGACATTCTTCAGTTAACCAGCAAAAAATGGTGCGTTTATTTCTAATTCAACCTCGTTTACTTGATGAAAATGAAGTGTGGGATGGACGCCAATTCTCTGAGAACACACGCATTAAAGAATTAAATAGCCATCTACATGGAACAATTCAATTTTTGAAAAATTATATGGAGAGTCCATGGCAATAA
- a CDS encoding helix-turn-helix transcriptional regulator, with amino-acid sequence MSASYFRQLYRENFNKTAKRKIMNVRMASAVLKLIECDNSILDIGLDSGYCSASHFTNDIKRELGLTPSDIRRLGIKLYEI; translated from the coding sequence ATTTCAGCTTCATATTTTAGGCAACTGTATAGAGAAAACTTTAATAAGACAGCTAAAAGAAAAATTATGAATGTGCGTATGGCTTCTGCTGTGTTAAAGCTTATAGAATGTGATAATTCTATATTAGATATTGGATTAGATTCTGGATATTGTTCTGCCTCTCATTTTACCAATGATATAAAAAGGGAATTAGGCCTAACTCCATCAGATATTAGACGTCTAGGAATTAAACTATATGAAATATAA
- a CDS encoding EscR/YscR/HrcR family type III secretion system export apparatus protein, whose product MSNEIALLTLVSLATLLPFLIATGTCYLKISIVLVMVRNAMGVQQVPSTMVLNGIAMMLALFVMMPVMQDIHQHLQKENVDFTDTASIENFVEGGLQRYKIYLQKYADPQLVAFFESVQQERNEEQILALENSVTLFSLLPAYALSEIKSAFEIGFYIYLPFVVIDLVISSILLALGMMMMSPVTISVPVKLILFVAIDGWSLISKGLVMQYIELMPHG is encoded by the coding sequence ATCTCAAATGAGATCGCTTTATTAACACTGGTATCTTTGGCAACATTATTACCTTTTTTAATCGCGACTGGAACCTGTTATTTAAAAATATCTATTGTGTTAGTTATGGTTAGAAATGCAATGGGAGTTCAGCAAGTTCCTTCTACAATGGTATTAAATGGTATTGCTATGATGTTGGCGCTTTTTGTCATGATGCCTGTAATGCAAGATATTCATCAGCATTTACAAAAAGAGAATGTTGATTTTACAGATACAGCATCAATCGAAAATTTTGTAGAAGGTGGATTGCAACGTTATAAAATCTATTTACAGAAATATGCTGATCCACAATTAGTGGCTTTTTTTGAATCTGTGCAGCAAGAGCGTAATGAAGAACAGATTTTAGCGTTAGAAAATTCAGTAACATTATTTTCATTATTACCAGCTTATGCATTAAGTGAGATTAAGTCTGCTTTTGAAATTGGGTTTTATATTTATTTACCATTTGTTGTAATTGATTTAGTGATTTCTAGCATTCTTTTAGCGCTCGGAATGATGATGATGAGTCCTGTTACTATTTCTGTACCAGTTAAATTGATTTTATTTGTTGCGATTGATGGTTGGTCACTCATTTCCAAAGGATTAGTAATGCAATATATTGAGCTTATGCCACATGGATAA
- the sctJ gene encoding type III secretion system inner membrane ring lipoprotein SctJ: MKIIKILLIINFIGLLTGCDTPILLSHLSQRQSNEVLAILQEHGVDAQRKQDSKKGDSIKVNTRDFVFAVELLHQYNLPTKEPVEIIQAFPNDSLVASPQAERTRLLSLIEQRLEQSLLVIPNIINARVHVSYPLNSHNLLKQPQKISCLVTYSGNEDEKLIMNKIKLFLTGSFTDTHYDNVSVVILNQPSLQHQTYSQKPILNINLPLLTSIILASFAIIIIFIYLYRRHFYLKKQHN, from the coding sequence ATGAAAATTATAAAAATCTTACTTATTATCAATTTTATAGGACTTCTTACTGGTTGCGATACACCAATATTACTTAGCCATCTTAGCCAACGCCAAAGTAATGAAGTCCTCGCGATTTTACAGGAACATGGAGTAGATGCACAGCGTAAGCAAGATAGTAAGAAAGGTGATTCTATTAAAGTTAATACGCGCGATTTTGTGTTCGCAGTAGAGTTATTACATCAATATAATCTGCCAACTAAGGAACCTGTCGAAATTATTCAAGCTTTTCCTAATGACTCCCTTGTCGCTTCACCACAAGCAGAACGGACGCGGTTACTTTCCCTCATAGAGCAACGTTTAGAGCAATCTCTACTGGTCATCCCAAATATTATTAATGCACGAGTCCATGTTAGCTATCCATTAAATAGTCATAATTTACTAAAGCAACCACAAAAAATATCATGTCTAGTCACTTATTCAGGGAATGAAGATGAAAAATTAATTATGAATAAAATAAAGCTATTTCTTACTGGAAGCTTTACTGATACTCACTATGATAATGTTTCAGTCGTTATCCTTAATCAACCATCATTACAACATCAAACATACAGTCAAAAACCAATATTAAATATAAACTTACCTTTACTTACTTCCATTATTTTAGCAAGCTTCGCTATTATAATCATTTTCATATACTTATATCGTCGTCATTTTTATTTAAAAAAACAACATAACTAA
- the sctI gene encoding type III secretion system inner rod subunit SctI, whose product MLVMNPPITSSIDNLVPVLSDQPIEDKIKSLYSQYTVEVQNKKNTLIDQAENLDVSNPMEVMKIQHLIGQYSLELNFISTITHKLTGTLDTLLKAQ is encoded by the coding sequence ATGTTAGTAATGAATCCACCAATAACAAGCTCTATAGATAACCTTGTTCCAGTATTATCTGATCAGCCAATTGAAGATAAAATAAAGTCTTTATATTCACAATATACAGTTGAAGTGCAAAACAAAAAGAACACACTAATTGATCAAGCAGAAAATCTTGATGTTAGTAATCCAATGGAAGTCATGAAAATACAACATTTAATTGGTCAATATAGTTTAGAGCTAAATTTCATTTCAACAATCACTCATAAATTAACGGGTACTCTTGATACTTTATTAAAAGCTCAATAA
- a CDS encoding winged helix-turn-helix domain-containing protein → MNNTDQTEQETLIILSEYVIYNPLKRTLSRGKKTVNLSENESCLLKLLLKQTSSKREVMYDIWEKRGTIVTESSYYKLVRKLRQSFKKIDLDENLIMTLPRVGVLYTGTKSEASYTSICKEKKNIYSFFYLIFNKLFNHVISKNKNENHR, encoded by the coding sequence ATGAATAATACAGACCAAACAGAACAAGAAACACTGATTATTCTATCAGAATATGTTATTTATAATCCTCTTAAGCGGACACTTTCACGAGGAAAAAAAACAGTTAATCTTTCAGAAAATGAGTCTTGTTTATTAAAATTATTACTAAAACAAACGAGTAGTAAACGAGAAGTGATGTATGATATATGGGAAAAACGAGGAACTATCGTTACTGAGAGCAGCTATTATAAATTAGTCCGAAAACTACGCCAATCCTTTAAAAAAATCGATCTAGATGAAAATTTAATTATGACCCTGCCTAGGGTTGGTGTTCTCTACACTGGAACAAAATCTGAGGCTAGTTATACATCAATTTGCAAAGAGAAAAAAAATATTTACAGCTTTTTCTACTTAATTTTTAATAAACTATTTAATCATGTCATCTCAAAAAATAAAAATGAGAATCATAGATGA
- a CDS encoding class I fructose-bisphosphate aldolase, giving the protein MSKQRRLSKIFAKDGKSVTLALDGYFFSTKTAGIDNTINKMPELAANGLDCALITYGMAINNPNAFNDVSIVLRVDSTVNMYDNSVPDTMQVFDVEDALKLDADGIVCMTFPGAFNEEKTHAMTARLVKEAERWNMPFIVESLPYGYAVSSPESNEAKVIADAARIGVELGADIIKTRFSGTPDDYLIVEAAQVPVLALGGPKTDTLSYFKFVEHCMKMGAKGVAVGRNITQDPKPIAMVAGLNAIIHLGMSPEEAFAIYQNKN; this is encoded by the coding sequence ATGTCCAAACAACGTCGTTTATCGAAAATCTTTGCCAAAGATGGTAAATCTGTCACGCTGGCACTTGATGGATATTTTTTCTCAACTAAAACCGCAGGGATTGATAACACTATCAATAAAATGCCAGAACTGGCTGCAAATGGTTTAGATTGCGCATTAATTACTTATGGAATGGCAATAAATAATCCTAACGCATTTAATGATGTCTCTATCGTGCTACGCGTAGATTCGACCGTCAATATGTATGACAACAGTGTGCCAGACACAATGCAAGTTTTTGATGTGGAAGATGCTTTAAAACTTGATGCAGATGGAATTGTTTGTATGACATTCCCTGGCGCTTTTAATGAAGAGAAAACACATGCCATGACGGCTAGACTCGTTAAAGAAGCTGAACGGTGGAATATGCCATTTATTGTTGAATCATTACCTTATGGCTACGCGGTTTCTAGCCCTGAATCTAATGAAGCAAAAGTCATCGCAGATGCCGCACGTATTGGTGTGGAGCTTGGTGCCGATATTATTAAAACCCGTTTTTCTGGCACACCAGATGATTACCTAATCGTTGAAGCAGCACAAGTGCCAGTTCTTGCACTTGGCGGACCAAAAACAGACACCTTGAGTTACTTTAAATTTGTTGAACACTGCATGAAGATGGGTGCTAAAGGTGTTGCGGTTGGTCGAAATATAACCCAAGATCCAAAACCAATCGCTATGGTTGCAGGCTTAAATGCCATTATTCATTTAGGAATGTCACCTGAAGAGGCCTTTGCGATTTATCAGAATAAAAATTAA
- a CDS encoding EscV/YscV/HrcV family type III secretion system export apparatus protein has translation MSSAIKLALAIRNRPELIVLLIMVMVVAMLIIPLPTLIIDLLIGLNIMIAVLIFMGSFYITRILNFQSFPSILLISTLFRLALSISTSRLILLDADAGDIVATFGEFVIQDNLVVGIVVFAIVTIVQFIVITKGSERIAEVAARFSLDAMPGKQMSIDADLRAGVIDEATVKERKGDLEKESQLFGSFDGAMKFIKGDAIAGIVIIFVNLIGGISVGIAQQGMDISTAMNTFTLLTIGDGLVAQIPALLIAISAGFIVTRVGGNDKNLGENIVLELFANDFTILITAFIVLFIGFLPGFPISIFIFLSGLLFLLFTIRFLKNNKNNQQNTVIENTNINSEITKGETQRENSHFEQEYIPETLPIIISVYEQYKPILDDKNFLSRIKKEVFIRYGYRIPDIAINYSPIVPKNKIIILINEIKAGEYDVYFGGYRLLTMNDELGSLGVELFHFTDEYGVINTWITEQDVEQVELLGFITRDDITEMIDCIGTLLLRYINEFFGIQETKNLLDDLENKFPELLKECYRHATVQKITEVFQRLLMEKISIRNMKLIIETLVQWMPKEKDSMMLVEHVRTSMARYISSRFAVDGRLNVLMINSNFEDVIRQGIRQTSSGSYLHLEPEQTNDLIQAAELALDNSHVSIRDINVLVPVDIRRFVKRILESRFPELEVLSFNEISEMVKINIIKTI, from the coding sequence ATGAGTTCTGCCATTAAATTAGCTTTAGCTATTCGAAACCGCCCTGAATTAATTGTTTTACTTATTATGGTGATGGTCGTGGCAATGCTTATCATTCCGTTACCTACACTGATAATCGATTTATTGATTGGCTTAAATATTATGATCGCAGTGCTGATATTTATGGGTTCTTTTTATATTACGCGGATCTTAAATTTTCAATCATTTCCATCTATTTTATTAATTAGCACGTTATTTCGTCTTGCATTATCAATTAGTACCAGCCGACTAATTCTCCTTGATGCTGATGCAGGGGATATTGTTGCCACTTTTGGTGAATTTGTTATTCAAGATAACCTTGTCGTTGGAATTGTTGTTTTTGCCATTGTCACTATTGTGCAATTTATCGTCATTACTAAAGGCTCTGAGCGAATAGCAGAAGTCGCGGCACGTTTTTCATTAGATGCAATGCCGGGTAAACAAATGAGTATTGATGCTGACTTACGAGCTGGTGTGATTGATGAAGCGACAGTAAAAGAGCGCAAGGGCGACTTAGAAAAAGAGAGTCAACTATTTGGCTCGTTTGATGGTGCAATGAAATTCATTAAAGGGGATGCTATTGCGGGTATTGTTATCATTTTTGTAAACTTGATTGGGGGTATTTCAGTGGGTATTGCTCAACAAGGAATGGATATTTCTACCGCAATGAATACCTTTACTCTCCTGACCATTGGTGATGGTTTAGTTGCACAAATTCCCGCTTTATTGATTGCGATTAGTGCGGGTTTTATTGTCACCCGTGTTGGCGGAAATGATAAAAACTTAGGTGAAAATATTGTCCTAGAGTTATTTGCTAACGATTTTACGATATTAATTACCGCATTTATTGTTTTATTTATTGGATTCTTACCTGGATTTCCCATTAGTATATTTATATTTTTATCTGGTTTATTATTTCTATTATTCACGATTCGATTTTTGAAAAATAATAAAAACAACCAACAAAATACTGTGATAGAAAATACAAATATAAATTCAGAAATTACAAAAGGTGAGACACAACGAGAAAATAGCCACTTTGAACAAGAATATATTCCAGAAACATTACCTATTATTATTTCGGTATATGAGCAGTACAAGCCCATTCTAGATGATAAAAATTTTTTATCTAGAATAAAAAAAGAGGTATTTATTCGATATGGATATCGTATTCCTGATATTGCTATTAATTATTCGCCTATAGTACCAAAGAATAAAATTATTATTTTAATAAATGAAATAAAAGCGGGTGAATATGACGTATATTTTGGTGGTTATCGCTTATTGACGATGAATGATGAGTTAGGAAGCTTAGGTGTCGAATTATTTCATTTTACTGATGAATATGGTGTTATTAATACTTGGATTACTGAACAAGATGTTGAGCAGGTTGAATTATTAGGTTTTATTACCCGTGATGATATTACTGAAATGATTGATTGTATTGGTACACTATTATTACGTTACATTAATGAGTTTTTTGGTATTCAAGAAACAAAAAATCTACTGGATGACTTAGAAAATAAATTTCCTGAATTATTAAAAGAGTGTTATCGCCATGCAACAGTACAAAAAATCACAGAGGTTTTTCAGCGCCTATTAATGGAAAAAATCTCAATTAGGAATATGAAATTAATTATTGAAACATTAGTTCAGTGGATGCCTAAAGAGAAAGATAGCATGATGCTTGTTGAGCATGTTCGTACATCAATGGCACGTTATATCTCTTCACGTTTTGCGGTTGATGGCCGTTTAAATGTGCTGATGATTAATTCAAATTTTGAGGATGTTATCCGCCAAGGAATTCGCCAAACATCAAGCGGTAGTTATTTACACTTAGAGCCGGAACAGACTAATGATTTAATTCAAGCTGCGGAACTCGCATTAGATAATAGTCATGTATCTATCCGAGATATTAATGTGTTAGTTCCTGTTGATATTCGTCGATTTGTAAAACGAATTCTTGAAAGTCGTTTTCCTGAATTAGAAGTTCTTTCATTTAATGAGATTTCTGAAATGGTAAAGATAAATATTATTAAGACAATATAA
- a CDS encoding type III secretion system protein: MKYRFVEALNNYLNLMGRKELINPQLDCHSNIQLEMNESPSINIDLSGDEIIIWSHIAEHSVVNMDMLSYSLLNMIIEYIPKHFQPGQPALHLVDDMFMLSAVIKPSALDDIQLFSGSFEEFFEYSSQIRTLLVS, translated from the coding sequence ATGAAGTATCGCTTTGTAGAAGCTTTAAATAATTATTTAAATTTAATGGGAAGAAAAGAATTAATTAATCCACAATTAGATTGTCATTCTAATATTCAGTTAGAGATGAATGAGAGTCCATCAATTAATATCGATCTTTCTGGCGATGAAATAATTATATGGAGTCATATCGCTGAACATAGTGTTGTAAATATGGATATGCTTAGTTATTCATTATTAAATATGATCATCGAATATATACCGAAACATTTTCAGCCCGGCCAACCGGCACTGCATTTGGTCGATGATATGTTTATGCTCTCGGCTGTTATAAAACCCTCAGCTCTTGATGATATTCAACTATTTTCTGGCAGTTTTGAGGAGTTTTTTGAGTATAGTAGCCAAATTAGAACATTGCTCGTATCTTAA
- a CDS encoding glycerol-3-phosphate responsive antiterminator — protein sequence MNLNNTIIPSVRNYKYFEQALNSRSEYILLPDADIGNLQSMVGKCHKAGKKVLVHLELLGGFKPDQTGITVLKKFYKVDGVISSNFTALRYAKKEGLNTIFRVLLVDSRSLEQASNVVKNHSVDVDAIELLPAEYACTCFDLLKRSFNQANTQFIAGGFVKRKYLADRIFYTGFNGITTSEHTLW from the coding sequence ATGAATTTAAACAACACCATTATTCCATCCGTGAGAAATTATAAATATTTCGAGCAGGCTCTTAATAGCCGTTCTGAATATATCTTATTACCTGATGCTGACATTGGTAATTTGCAATCCATGGTTGGGAAATGCCATAAGGCTGGGAAAAAAGTTTTAGTCCACTTGGAATTATTAGGTGGATTTAAACCTGACCAAACTGGCATTACCGTTTTAAAAAAGTTTTATAAGGTCGATGGTGTTATTTCTTCAAATTTTACCGCATTGAGGTACGCCAAAAAGGAGGGGTTAAACACAATATTTCGCGTTCTGTTAGTGGACTCACGTTCATTAGAACAGGCAAGCAATGTTGTTAAAAACCATTCTGTAGATGTTGATGCAATTGAATTACTGCCAGCTGAATATGCTTGTACCTGTTTTGATTTATTAAAAAGAAGTTTTAATCAAGCCAATACGCAATTCATTGCAGGTGGTTTTGTAAAACGAAAATATTTAGCCGATAGAATATTTTATACCGGGTTCAATGGGATAACCACCAGCGAACATACCTTATGGTAA